A segment of the Halovivax limisalsi genome:
CGAATCCCGCGGTGAGCATCCCGAGCGGGTACTGATAGGACCACGCGCGAAACGGGAGGACGACCGGATCGTCCCAGTCGGCGCCACCGCCCTGGACGAACAGGTAGACGCAGCAGACGAACGCGACGACCACGAGCGTCCCCCAGGGGACGCCGAGATAGAACCTGTCGCGAAGCGGGTCGATCAGGTTCGTTCGATCGCCGTCGACCCGGCGAATCGTCGCGACGCCGGCGGCCACCAGGGCGACGACGGCGACCAGCATCCCCAGTTGCACCCAACGCTCCATACGACCGACCTGACGTCGGACGCCCAAAGCGGTTGCCCCTCGCGTCGGCGCGCTTGCGAGGCTTCGAAAGGTACAAACGACCGACGCGCCCACTGATACGTATGGAACTGCGGGTCACCGAACACACCGACGAGGAACTCGCCATCGAGATCGCCGGCGAGGATCACACCTTCATGAACGTGCTGAAGGGGACGCTCCTCGAACAGGACGCGATCCAGGCGGCCACCTACGACATCAATCCCGAGCAGTCGGGCGGCCAGACCGACCCGATCCTTACGCTCAAGACCGACGGGACCGTCGAACCGATCGACGCGCTCGACGCCGCGGCGGGCGACCTCCGATCGAAGGCCTCGGCCTTCCGCGACGCGTTCGAGGCCGCCTGACATCGCCGAGAAAAGTCCCTGACCAGTCTGGTCCGGTCCGACGCTCGTTCTGGCCATTCCTCGACGCGGTAGGCCGTAGCGAGGTACCGTCTGGTCCGATCGGTTGTGGAACGTCGGTCGCGAACCCGGTCGGAACTCCGTCTATTCACACCCCTTCAGGTTCGAATTTCGATGCCCCGATCGCGGAGGTGGGCTTTCGTCTCCTCGATCGAGTACTCCCCGTAGTGAAAGATCGAGGCCGCGAGCGCGGCGTCCGCGCCGGCCTCCGTGAAGACGTCGTACATGTCCTCGGGACCGCCGCAGCCGGAGGAGGCGATGACGGGCGTCTCGACGGCCTCACAGACGGCGCGGGTCAGCGCGAGGTCGTAGCCGTCTTTGGTCCCGTCGCGATCGATCGAGTTGACGAAGAGTTCGCCCGCGCCGCGTCGATCGGCGTCCGCCGCCCACTCGACGACGTCGATCCCGGTCCCCTCGCGGCCGCCGCGCTTCGTACACTCGAACCAGCACGACTCGCCGTCGACGTCGACGTAGTGTTCGCCACCGTCGTCGTACCGGCGTCTGGCGTCGACGCTGATCACGATACACTGGCTGCCGAACGCTTCTGCTCCTTCGGTGATCAGTTCGGGCCGTTCGAGCGCGCCGGTCGTGATCGAGACCTTGTCGGCGCCGGCGCGAAGCGTCTCCGCGATGTCCTCGACGGTCCGAATGCCGCCGCCGACCGTCAGCGGGATGAACACCTCGTCGGCGACGGCCTCGACGACGTCGAGCATCGTCTCGCGGCCCTCGGCGGAGGCCGTGATGTCCAGGAAGACGAACTCGTCGGCGCCCGCGTCGTTGTACGCCCGGGCCATCTCGACGGGGTCGCCCGTGTACTCCAGGTTCTCGAAGTTGACCCCCGTGTAGACGGCCGCGTCGCCGTCGTCGTCGAGATCGACGTCGATGCAGGGGATGATTCGCTTGGTCAGGGCCATACAGTGTCGACCGGACGTTGGTAGCGAAGGTAGTAAAGGGGTCCGGAGTTGCGGTTCCCGGTCGCATCCGTCGGAGTTTCGGTTCCCGGTCGCACCCGTGATCGACGGCCTCGCGGGCGTGTCGGAAGTCACTGGTCGAGTCCGTTCGATCCCGGTTACAGTCCGCCCAATCGGTCACGAACGGCCTCGGTTGCGTCGGGGAGCGCAGCCAGTTTCGCCTCGGCGAGTGCGTAGTCGCGGTACTCGTCGTCGAGAGAAACGCGCACCGCTGGATCGTTGTCGGCTGCCCGCTCGACGCGCTCGTCGGTCCATTTGATCGATCGAAGCGTTTCTGAACGCGCGAGCGCCGCGAGTGTGGGTCCGGACATCGAATCACGGACGGCTTCGGCGGTTTCGAGCGCGGCGGACCGTTCGGCCTGGATCGCTGAAATCGATGCGGGCCACTCGAACGAACCCGCCTGGATTCGGTCTCTGAACGTCTCGAACGCCCGGTACCGAACCTCGAACGTGAGCGCGCGATAGAGCGCCGTTCCGAGCCGACCCGCCGACGAGGCAGATCCCACGCCGTCGACTGCATCGACGACGTCGCGTCCCGCTCGCCGGAGAGCGAACTCGAGGACCTGATCGTCGACATCGTCGACGCCGACGGCCTCGTACCAGTCGTCGTCTTCCTGGTCGGGAAAATCGACCGTCGCGATCCGATCCAGCGACCGGTCGACCGCCTCCGAAAACGTCGACTCGAGGGAGACCGGATCGGTCAGGTCGGCCGCGTACCGATCGAATAGGTGCGACCAGACCGACGCCGTCGCCGACGCCCGTTCCACCTCGCCCGCGGCCGCTCCGATATCGATGACTGTGTCCTCTGGGTGGACACGCCACTCCTCGAGGGTTCGATCGGCTCGGACGAGCGCAGCCTCGTGCTGGTGTGCAAAGAGGGCCGCTCGGGACGCCCCTGCGATCGTCTCCGGGCCGCGGTAGTCGATCGCGTCGCGTCGCGTTCGGACGACCTCGATCGCGTCGGCCCGTTCGCTACGGAGGTCGGAGACGAGCGCTTCGGTACCCCGTTCGATCGCGCCGAACGTGGTTCGAGCGTGGCGGGCAGCCTCCCGGGCGGCCGGCGACGTACGCAGCTCCCGATACCGCGTCGCATCCCCAGGGGGCCGACCGTCGATCGCGTCGCGCCGATTCGAGGCGATCGACTGGCGAACGACGCCGTTCGGGACGTCGTCGGTCGTCAGCGGCCCGGGAATATGGGCGAGCAGCGCATCGGTTCGTTCACGTGCGGCATCGATCGACGCGGGAGTCGGGTCAACGGGGGCCGGCCACTCGATGGGGGGACGGTCGCCTTGCACCACGGCGCCTACGTTCCCTGCGGCGACGGTTCCGTCCGACGACTGGTCCGACCACGGCATAGTTTCGAGACACCCGGCGAGTGAGACGCCGGTCGCTATCGCTCCGCCGACGAGTAGGCCACGCCGGTTCACCGTCGGCACGCCCTCTCCGGTCATCGAGCGTCACTCCCCACGACGGACTGATTCCCGGTCGGTTTCCCCTCTCGACCCCGTGGGCGACAGACGGCGCTCTCGGAACTCCCGCGACTCGACGGTGGGTCCGCGTACGGACGAGCCACCCGAATCGCAACCGCTTCCATCACGTCTCTGTCCGCCTCACACAGGGTCGTCGGGTCCTTCAGCCATCGGCAGTAGTGGGCACGAAACTCGTCGTCGCGAGCTTCGACACCTGTGAGCTCGCGATAGTAACAGTCACCGATAGAGCGGTGCTGGACCACGACCGATTCGACGTCGAACTCGGTCGCGTCCACGAACGATCGAAGCTCATCCGCGTCGGTTTTGATTCGGAGGTTAGCAGCGCCATCGCCGTCGAGGACGAAACACGTCGAATCGATCCACGGTGACTCCGGATCGTCCTGTTTCGCTTCCGTGAACTGCTGGGCCGCATCCTCGTCACGAAAGACGAACGGTTCGTCGATCTCCGAACGCGCGAACCGAACCTCGTACTCGTGGGTCGACGAGTGGTCGCCACCCAGATCGACGTGCGAACTCTGGGACGACGACCTTCCACGTTCGGGGTCCGACGAGCCGTCACTATC
Coding sequences within it:
- the hisF gene encoding imidazole glycerol phosphate synthase subunit HisF, whose amino-acid sequence is MALTKRIIPCIDVDLDDDGDAAVYTGVNFENLEYTGDPVEMARAYNDAGADEFVFLDITASAEGRETMLDVVEAVADEVFIPLTVGGGIRTVEDIAETLRAGADKVSITTGALERPELITEGAEAFGSQCIVISVDARRRYDDGGEHYVDVDGESCWFECTKRGGREGTGIDVVEWAADADRRGAGELFVNSIDRDGTKDGYDLALTRAVCEAVETPVIASSGCGGPEDMYDVFTEAGADAALAASIFHYGEYSIEETKAHLRDRGIEIRT
- a CDS encoding DNA-directed RNA polymerase subunit L, whose amino-acid sequence is MELRVTEHTDEELAIEIAGEDHTFMNVLKGTLLEQDAIQAATYDINPEQSGGQTDPILTLKTDGTVEPIDALDAAAGDLRSKASAFRDAFEAA